AGACTGCAAAAACATGGTGTTTTTTtgagaatatttgtatttttgaacTCTTAATCAAtatgtaatattaattaatatgattaatacaattaatttattaatattctAGTTATATTATGGTAATTAATATTATAGTAAcataactataattattattaacctCACTAatttgataataatataaaaatatatgacgtataatatatatcatgtatatgataatataatacaactctattatatttatataataatacaagtaTAAACTAttaagttattaatattatttagtaatattataattgtatttgcAACTCATTAATGTAATATTGATTAAATATGTAGAttgaaagcaataaatattcttataatacaaaataataatattatatattaggaTATTCCGTCATTCATTAACACTTCAAGttctataataaaatgataagcAGGTGCTGAAAACTAatcaaatattaaatattgccAAAGAAGAGTAATTTATTCTTAGAACGATATATTTTCAATGTGCATGTGTTCTTACAGTTTATaactttataattttataatgttGAGTTGTGAAGCAGACCTGATTTAGCCATGTAACATTTACATTTAAGGAATGATCAGTGCTAGTTACCCACCCCAACACCACTATGGATACTGGTCACCATGGTCATGGTGGGCACAGTGTAGCGTAACATGTGGAGGTGGCACCCAGAGCAGATCCAGGCACTGCAGATTTGATGGACAAGGTTCTCCTGGAAGCTACAGGTGTACTGCACAGCAAAGCCCACATATTCAGAGGAGAGAGTGCAACCCTCAATGCTGCCGAGGTGAGCACCTTTATTTAGTTTCTATTTGagcaaaaatataacaaaactgATAAGATATTGTTTAAAATGTGTACTTCTGATCAGACAAGTAAAATGGCgccaaaataaataatatgaatGATTTTTATTTAGTGGATAGAAGCTCATTAGATGCTGGAACCTAGAAAGttagatataaaatatacaattgTATAATTTTATCATGCTAGTAGCTGATCATTTTAGCCTGTGTACCATTACATATGTAATTAGGCATTATTAGCTTTTGCTATCTCACTAGCAGCAATAATAATACAGTTTGTACAAATATAGGCTGCTGTTTGAATCGGTAAGAaggaaataataataatcataacaatagtaataatattaatgtgacAGAATACCCATTGGTACAACAGAGAGCCTGGTTAGGATGGATGATATAagagcttagatgatatacatactagtaatcataggtagagtattatGTTATACCTTTGATGATATACATGCTAATAATCATAGGtaaagtatcatgttataacttagatgatacccatactagtaatcataggtagagtatcatgttatagcttagatgatatacatactagtaatcataggtagagtatcatgttatatctTAGATGATATctatactagtaatcataggtagagtatcaggttataacttagatgatatacatacaagtaatcataggtagagtatcatgttataacttagattatatctatactagtaatcataggtagagtatcatgttataacttagatggtatacatactagtaataataggaagaatatcatgttatatcttAGATGATATctatactagtaatcataggtagagtatcaggttataacttagatgatatacatacaagtaatcataggtagagtatcatgttataacttagattatatccatactagtaatcataggtagagtatcatgttataacttagatggtatacatactagtaataataagaagagtatcatgttatatctTAGATGATATctatactagtaatcataggtagagtatcacgTTATAACTTAAATggtatacatactagtaataataggaagagtatcatgttatatctTAGATGATATctatactagtaatcataggtaaagtatcatgttataccttagatgatatgcATGCAAATAGTCACTTTCATTCAAAGGATATTATagtattttacaataataaataataatatttatcagCAAGATAACTTAAAATAACTACCAAAGTTGCACAGTTGAACCACAGCTGCTTCCTAACAGGTTAGAGAGCAGCTGTGGTTCTGTGGTTAATGCGCAGGCATAAAATCAGCAGGTCAGTGGTTCGAATCATAGAAAGACTATTGGTGGTGTTAGGTAGGACATCCAGCCACAATTGCTCCTGTACTAAATCTCACGAGCACATGGTCACAATATATTCTGTACCAGGATATACCATATGCTGTGGCAATCTCTAAGTGGGAAAAGCCAAAAAATATAGAAGAAGTTGGATCGGCTAACACCCTCAGCCCATTCCAGCCTAGTGAAACTAGGTCAACAGCAGGAAGTAACAATAGCTTAGGTTGTGAAA
The sequence above is drawn from the Watersipora subatra chromosome 5, tzWatSuba1.1, whole genome shotgun sequence genome and encodes:
- the LOC137396826 gene encoding ectin-like, coding for MECKLLTILLLVGVVGMISASYPPQHHYGYWSPWSWWAQCSVTCGGGTQSRSRHCRFDGQGSPGSYRCTAQQSPHIQRRECNPQCCRVDGNWSGWSSWSYVHGSQQHKYYLQERTRTCTNPPPSCGGRYCYGDSRQTRKIYGQY